ggagttggggCTGGACATCGGGCAAGGGGCATTAGAGAAGCGtgaaaattgataataaacGCACTGCGTGCTGCCATCACGTAGCACTCACAAAGGCAAAAACCATGAAACGATTCCGCAAGCATTTATGGTTTCCGTGGcaattctattatttttattttctttaactttattttatttcagcCGGCTCTTATGCAACCTTTTTGATTTATGCCCACAGCTCTTTATAAGCAGATATTAGAATTAAGCTGAATATTTAAGCTGAGTACCAAGAAATAAATTATCTATATGAGCATAAGATTTATGATTTAATCATATTCGTTCGCAAGTAACTTCTTGCTAAGATGtcaataatactatatatcgTTCTCTCACTATACTTAGCCATTTAAGACATTTGATCTGTACAGTAATGTTTAGTTATGTACTAAATTGGAAGTgtctcaataaaaatatctgtACTACTAACTAACTATATACAAGGttctatattaaaaacattgaTAAATAGCGATATCtgattttaagattaaaattgaactatttttacaaataatatgataatagtagcatataataaacatataagaaagctgctcgactgtgacatatccgttacccattttgaataaaatcaaaacagtgcgatattaattttaaaatataccgaaaatactaaaaatgtaccaaacgCTATTCTTAGTATATTGAaacagtactacattcaaaatatatcatagagtgcAAATTTTACCAGCTCCTCAGTAAatgcaactaagacccttGTAAATCGGCGATTTTGcgcattcaaaagtatttatttaataacgacaatttttatctggcCGCAacgaaattttcaggaatcataaaggTATTTTTGTACgtactctagcttcaaaataaagcttgttattcgattcgACGAATTgagggggcggaagtgggcgtggaaaatattgtaaacaaacttgatctgtgtgcaaaTATGGCAAGTGCTgtacagacggacggacagatggacggacgaacatggctatatggtctcggctattgacgctgatcaagaatatatatatactttatatgatcggagatgccttcttcttcttcttcctagaggcacaaagttataatacacTTATACcggtaaatattaaaataaccaTAACTCTATTACTTGAAGCAACCTAATCCAATAATTTATGGGCCTGTTTTTCTGCCTTAACTGTACATAACTTTACTATAAAATACTGCTATAAAGGTTTTTCTATAAATCAAAGTTATCTTAAATTGTAGAAAAAGTCATGCGAAAACGGTTAATAAATCCATTTAGATCCTTTGTTTAGCACTGAATTAAATGGTGTATTGCAAGATACCCCATCTTTAGGCTAATATTATACACGTGCCGTTCCCAAAAACCAATTCATCTTCTAGTCGCCTCACGAGAGAGTGCTTAAGTGGTGTCCTAGCAGTGGCCATCCATTGTCCATCCTTTGAGCTTTGCGCatgctatttttttgtttttgcagaACCGCGTTGCTTTTAAGTGCTTTCTGATGTTAAGTGTCCATTGTGATTGCGTTACCAGAATTcccttttgtttttatctaaTTAATTGCAAAGGGTGTTGCGCGTCTCCTACGATAGTTAAAGTAAAGTGCATTTTGCGACGTTTTTggtaaataatacaatttattatattatcattattaagTATACATACGTACAGAATTTGTAACATGCAATCGAATGCATAAGTTCGCGGCACTTGGCGTAAAGTATTACTTAACAACTAAAGCCTAAACAAATTTGTTCTcatgcaaaataatataaatttgtctAGATTAAACAATATTGCaaacatttaacattaaattcaaccaaatatatatagaaaatagtatatagatatatctTCATATTGTACAATAGAACGGAGTATTTTCCTAGATAGCAACTGTGTACAAATTGCACAAGAGCAAAAAACACTATCAACTAAGCTATAACTACACAAAAGTCACCTAAGTGGGCACACACTCTCTCCACAGTTAATCGTGGATGTGGTTGAGCACTACGCATCGTAGATTTTCAGATTGTCAAACTCATCAAGCGTATCCTCGGAGCTGGATGTCGTCAGATCGGACAGCTCGTCGAGGCACTTTTGGCGCTTACGCACATTCCAATGAAGGCCCTCCGCCAGCGAATCAAACCAATCGGATATCTGATCCTGTGAACAAATGCTTGGTACCGGGTAAATGGACGTTGTAACGCGCAGGCTGTCGCCGTGATTCAACTCCTGATCGTTGCGGCCATCAAATGAGACACGCGACGTATTTCGGCTATCAGGTGATATTGATATCTGTAAACAAAAACGGCATAATATTAGAAATagtacaaataaatttgtataatttgtatCTTACTTTCAACTCCACACCAGCTGGCACTACGATAGGCCTGAAACTCAGCGAGTGAGGACAGATGGGTGTCACCAGTATTGCTGGGACCGAGGGATGTATCATGGACGCGCCTGCTGCCGCCGCATAAGCCGTGCTGCCCGTGGGCGTGGACACAATCAGGCCATCGCCCTGCACAGAAGTTATATATTTGCCATCCAAGAAGATGTCAATGTTGCTCAAGTATGGCGATGGTCCTCGATTGATCACCACTTCGTTCAATACCAAAATGCTATTGTTGCTCGACGACagattgcagttgttgttgctgttgctgttgcccatTGGTCCATAGCCGTACTGACTCTGCAGACTGGGCTTGAGCAGGTTGTTGCTCGCCTGCTGCAGCGACTCCCGGCGACGTTCGCCCTTGCGATGGATGGAACAGCGCAAGCGACTGCGCAGCGTTAGAGCGGCATGACCCTCCAGCACATTGGTCACTTGCTCTTGAAAGTTATCACACTGAAAGGGTGTCAAAAAACCCAGCGATCCCAGATAGAAGGCCATCACTGGTGGCACCGATTGCTGGAACAACTGCGAGGCATACAGCAATGTGCCATCGCCTCCCAGGCAGACAATAAAGTCAATGCGATCGGTGAGATCATCACGACCATCTCTGCAATACAGAATGAACATCATTAGAGTCATTGTCGTTAACTTCACTAAACATTGCACTTACTTGAAGGTAACGAGCTTTTCGCGCAGTGCCTGGAAACGGGAACGAACTCCAGTGTAATACTCATGAACCTGCCGGAACTTGGCACTCTCCTGCTCCAGCTTGACATCGTCGCGCAGCAACTTATCCTCCAGCACTGCGGACTCAACCCAGACGACCATGTTCTTCTCCTGCACCAGCCACTCGACCAGCTGCACAAATGGGAGCAGCACCTGTGAGTCCTTCTTCTTGATAACCAACACAGTTAGAGGTGGCTTGTACCATGTCAGACGCTGGCTGGCGGGATCCTGAATTTGCATAACCATTGCAGAGTTTTTCATAATCCGACCACATGGTCCAAACTGCTGGAAAGGCGATGGAGCGTTCAGGCTACGCGTGCGCCtgcaaaaatacgaaaagcaatatgcaaatatttttgagtaAAGTTGgtagataaaaataatatatagattTTCAGTTGAAACCTCAAAATGCGCGCTTCGGGCACCATGGGGACATGCTCTTCCACAGCCTCAGGGCTTTGGCTTCGACTATGGTTGTGATTGTGATGCTGGCCTTGGCCTTGAACTTGAGATGACTGTTCGGAAACTGGGCCAAAATGCAGCGTGCCAAGCGTTAATttctgatgctgatgctgcatATTTAGGATTTTCGGTTTAAACTGTTGGCTCTTGGTCTTTAATTAGCCACACCTATGTGGActttaatattaatcaaaatCACGCGAACTTTTTTATACAACTtaacacaacagcaacgcaaATACGAATAACTTGTTGGAATTTTCGTTGCTCAActctcaatttattttcagttgtgtttgtgtttgtgttgtggcTCGCTCGAAGGTTACAAAATCACTGACAATCCACCACCAGCCAATACATTTTTTGAGAATTAAGGAACATATCCACATTGATATgcatatatcgatataaatatatatattcattacaTCGCAAATAAACTTGTTGAGtctcacaaaataaaaacagcaacaaacaggAATTTTACAGCCGACGCCACAGGCGATGGCCAAGAGActgagagagggagatgaGAATGAGTCAAGAGGTTGGCAGCGCCAGCGCCAACTACGTTCCACATTGGTGAATAACTTGGCTAAGTGTGGGACTTGATTGATTAGTGAGTGGATGCTGCTAATCCAATACAGAATGACTAAGCATCAAGATGTTTGGTTTGTTTACGAGCTTTGTTGATACTTAAAGTGAAGAGTACTCGACTTCGATATACTCTACAACTAagcagttttttgtttttagaagTAAAAGATTACTTGGCTGTACTAACTCCAAACATCTCAAATAGTTTTAAGAAAACTGGTTTTCTATCCAATATAGCACTAAACTTTACAGTCAACACAtttagtatgtatgtaaattgcaatttatttcagCCTCGCACAGAACGAGTTCAAAACCCGTTAAAATAGGAATCGCTTCTTAGaatttattcactttttgCGTACCCCaaaattatgtatttcataaaaaaatcaaattaattgacatcgtttatcaattaattgaattttttgccCAGAAGCTCGGCACACAA
This is a stretch of genomic DNA from Drosophila albomicans strain 15112-1751.03 chromosome 3, ASM965048v2, whole genome shotgun sequence. It encodes these proteins:
- the LOC117568150 gene encoding NAD kinase isoform X3, which codes for MQHQHQKLTLGTLHFGPVSEQSSQVQGQGQHHNHNHSRSQSPEAVEEHVPMVPEARILRRTRSLNAPSPFQQFGPCGRIMKNSAMVMQIQDPASQRLTWYKPPLTVLVIKKKDSQVLLPFVQLVEWLVQEKNMVVWVESAVLEDKLLRDDVKLEQESAKFRQVHEYYTGVRSRFQALREKLVTFKDGRDDLTDRIDFIVCLGGDGTLLYASQLFQQSVPPVMAFYLGSLGFLTPFQCDNFQEQVTNVLEGHAALTLRSRLRCSIHRKGERRRESLQQASNNLLKPSLQSQYGYGPMGNSNSNNNCNLSSSNNSILVLNEVVINRGPSPYLSNIDIFLDGKYITSVQGDGLIVSTPTGSTAYAAAAGASMIHPSVPAILVTPICPHSLSFRPIVVPAGVELKISISPDSRNTSRVSFDGRNDQELNHGDSLRVTTSIYPVPSICSQDQISDWFDSLAEGLHWNVRKRQKCLDELSDLTTSSSEDTLDEFDNLKIYDA
- the LOC117568150 gene encoding NAD kinase isoform X1 — encoded protein: MACRSDIDLATLHQHRLEERLHYGFAWCGAHGSSQQQQQQQRLTHYNEQLIRHSATQQRQRLANNSGYYKMDDRQPAGVDSVACKVKENIANNSQKESQQQQAEDDYDSYFTSTTRRRRSGTWPRTRSLNAPSPFQQFGPCGRIMKNSAMVMQIQDPASQRLTWYKPPLTVLVIKKKDSQVLLPFVQLVEWLVQEKNMVVWVESAVLEDKLLRDDVKLEQESAKFRQVHEYYTGVRSRFQALREKLVTFKDGRDDLTDRIDFIVCLGGDGTLLYASQLFQQSVPPVMAFYLGSLGFLTPFQCDNFQEQVTNVLEGHAALTLRSRLRCSIHRKGERRRESLQQASNNLLKPSLQSQYGYGPMGNSNSNNNCNLSSSNNSILVLNEVVINRGPSPYLSNIDIFLDGKYITSVQGDGLIVSTPTGSTAYAAAAGASMIHPSVPAILVTPICPHSLSFRPIVVPAGVELKISISPDSRNTSRVSFDGRNDQELNHGDSLRVTTSIYPVPSICSQDQISDWFDSLAEGLHWNVRKRQKCLDELSDLTTSSSEDTLDEFDNLKIYDA
- the LOC117568150 gene encoding NAD kinase isoform X4 yields the protein MKNSAMVMQIQDPASQRLTWYKPPLTVLVIKKKDSQVLLPFVQLVEWLVQEKNMVVWVESAVLEDKLLRDDVKLEQESAKFRQVHEYYTGVRSRFQALREKLVTFKDGRDDLTDRIDFIVCLGGDGTLLYASQLFQQSVPPVMAFYLGSLGFLTPFQCDNFQEQVTNVLEGHAALTLRSRLRCSIHRKGERRRESLQQASNNLLKPSLQSQYGYGPMGNSNSNNNCNLSSSNNSILVLNEVVINRGPSPYLSNIDIFLDGKYITSVQGDGLIVSTPTGSTAYAAAAGASMIHPSVPAILVTPICPHSLSFRPIVVPAGVELKISISPDSRNTSRVSFDGRNDQELNHGDSLRVTTSIYPVPSICSQDQISDWFDSLAEGLHWNVRKRQKCLDELSDLTTSSSEDTLDEFDNLKIYDA
- the LOC117568150 gene encoding NAD kinase isoform X2; translation: MSSPSHYNAPCAPTAAQSVPGATNLGTTSGAAPTKSGLYDEHENQLLNVNTARHNHVNNGSASSAPGPGLLSKYTANDLEMPWWWRTRSLNAPSPFQQFGPCGRIMKNSAMVMQIQDPASQRLTWYKPPLTVLVIKKKDSQVLLPFVQLVEWLVQEKNMVVWVESAVLEDKLLRDDVKLEQESAKFRQVHEYYTGVRSRFQALREKLVTFKDGRDDLTDRIDFIVCLGGDGTLLYASQLFQQSVPPVMAFYLGSLGFLTPFQCDNFQEQVTNVLEGHAALTLRSRLRCSIHRKGERRRESLQQASNNLLKPSLQSQYGYGPMGNSNSNNNCNLSSSNNSILVLNEVVINRGPSPYLSNIDIFLDGKYITSVQGDGLIVSTPTGSTAYAAAAGASMIHPSVPAILVTPICPHSLSFRPIVVPAGVELKISISPDSRNTSRVSFDGRNDQELNHGDSLRVTTSIYPVPSICSQDQISDWFDSLAEGLHWNVRKRQKCLDELSDLTTSSSEDTLDEFDNLKIYDA